A window from Malassezia restricta chromosome I, complete sequence encodes these proteins:
- a CDS encoding RNA recognition motif domain protein, with product MPPKQSSKVVIEPIPLTATTVDIVRLLHPLQVESVSTTVQGGKGTATVVMSSTDDARNACRISSGVILGRPVRIRSMDEGVRSTLLQPSWATVAKSAGQEADYEQNGYRNLYVLNLPLDVSANELNELFGRYGRVVHSVILAMLDTQARRRGFIDMVTPESAQAAMHALNGHIWHGYPIEVSYALVQRSDGSLDDDKILVSTPMVLLQGLLPAATIDADDVRLLVEPHGRIIDMDFPANLAGNSTFSVCLTMGSGQYAYNVCNALNDTDVNGQHLQADRIKFSP from the coding sequence ATGCCACCAAAGCAGAGCTCAAAGGTAGTCATTGAGCCGATTCCTTTAACAGCTACGACCGTCGATATTGTGCGTCTCTTACATCCACTGCAAGTAGAGAGCGTGTCTACCACAGTGCAGGGAGGAAAAGGCACGGCAACGGTTGTCATGTCCAGTACGGATGATGCCAGAAATGCATGCAGAATATCGAGTGGTGTGATTTTGGGACGGCCTGTGCGAATTCGAAGTATGGATGAAGGGGTTCGATCGACACTGCTGCAGCCCTCCTGGGCCACAGTAGCCAAAAGCGCTGGCCAAGAGGCAGATTATGAGCAGAATGGGTACCGTAACTTGTATGTACTCAATTTGCCACTTGACGTATCAGCCAATGAACTCAATGAGCTGTTCGGAAGGTATGGGCGCGTCGTACACAGCGTGATTCTGGCAATGCTCGACACTCAGGCGCGCCGGCGAGGCTTTATTGATATGGTTACACCTGAGAGTGCCCAAGCTGCGATGCATGCACTAAATGGCCATATCTGGCACGGCTACCCGATTGAAGTGTCATATGCACTCGTACAAAGAAGTGACGGCTCTCTGGATGATGATAAGATATTGGTATCCACACCCATGGTCCTTCTACAGGGTCTTTTGCCTGCAGCCACGATCGATGCAGACGACGTTCGCTTGCTTGTTGAACCACATGGTCGTATTATTGATATGGATTTTCCCGCAAATCTTGCTGGCAACTCCACGTTTTCTGTGTGTCTAACTATGGGCTCAGGTCAATATGCCTACAACGTGTGCAATGCTCTGAATGACACTGACGTAAACGGTCAGCATTTACAGGCGGATCGTATCAAGTTCTCACCATAG
- a CDS encoding protein JSN1, with protein sequence MSAHDTASSSGSASPGTWSSAPMWRSTPSTNAAATLSNEDFMPTLDFPSMQDLPLREMQPILTMSRGRHAATSSLSTIPSFDSRSNLSTFDTGIAAGTSQPRGRARAGTLPSSFDATAPGVPIAGLKEQSSQAPIGGTEHLGIPSLNDNNGFPFFTGTDDTDALGQTQENSLAKTLDYLGLSDEPRILPLPRDRARTDAAMMNMRYNDSIPLSTYRFLHPQGPSQVVPTAPSMAAALGPAPRLISRAPGYGRARSGTVAAMSGPDGRQRTETELQRAFGLLSSDAHTTRLRSNSMHLLSGSTRKDSEECYLCITRLSTQVTTRLLLRLFEPYGLIKDILLFPQHGAALIQFEEPSHAEQAAEAGATFIGAYLMECLGDQTVLPQFLANSGALPDSAIEGEPISTRVVEVSPVPPGITHADLMHLFSIAGPIEHISLKANVSQITYDSAEEARMALQLNGSLPFGGTWPLCVFSVPEEKIWPLRQPRTMRVGGSGTMVPSSDKGGVPLPSDLTPAPDSEMQQALLKLLHFQQGEDPEMQTMDSPVEHTYAINIPMPADGGRASRRMDHAKYRELRKTLEAHQLSQEEVDNVAREQLSVIVDLARNYIGNTVVQRFFEQCSETVKTEMLERLAPHLASLGTHKNGTWAAQKIIVCVRTEEQQDLITTHMQPYVPSLLLDQFGNYVVQCVLPFGFPKADFIMDAMVDRCWEIAQGRFGARSMRTCLEHPGMPRKHIKRVALAIILHCVPLSTSPNGTLLLTWLFESSGMSGISQLIAPRFIPYMPLLCTHKLASGIVLRIMMQADDLESARLLLNALFDVPRFQVLEEILLDPVHGVLLVGRALLSPALDAEAKASFTQAVSELLQANDLLQVRAYQRLADELSSLTFHGTQLPLVGLQRSPPGLMYPVAASLQPQI encoded by the coding sequence ATGAGTGCGCACGATACTGCGTCTAGTTCTGGAAGTGCATCTCCGGGAACTTGGTCTTCGGCCCCTATGTGGCGTTCCACGCCGAGTACGAATGCTGCTGCGACCTTATCCAATGAGGATTTCATGCCGACACTCGACTTTCCTAGCATGCAAGACTTGCCTTTACGTGAGATGCAGCCCATACTGACAATGTCGCGTGGACGACATGCAGCTACGAGCTCTTTGTCTACGATCCCCTCATTCGACTCACGTTCCAACCTGTCCACGTTCGATACGGGAATAGCTGCAGGAACGAGTCAGCCTCGCGGTCGCGCCCGTGCGGGCACCTTGCCTTCAAGTTTTGATGCGACCGCACCGGGTGTGCCAATCGCTGGTCTAAAGGAACAGAGCAGTCAGGCCCCAATCGGCGGTACAGAGCATCTCGGCATACCGTCACTCAACGATAATAATGGATTCCCTTTTTTCACTGGAACCGATGATACAGATGCTCTCGGACAGACGCAGGAAAATTCGTTAGCCAAGACATTGGACTATTTGGGCTTAAGTGATGAGCCGCGCATCCTTCCCTTGCCTCGGGATCGCGCTCGAACAGATGCTGCCATGATGAATATGAGATATAATGACTCGATCCCATTAAGTACGTATCGCTTCCTGCACCCACAAGGACCCTCCCAAGTTGTTCCAACTGCGCCTTCTATGGCCGCGGCTTTAGGccctgcgccgcggctTATTTCCCGCGCTCCCGGCTATGGTCGTGCGAGGTCTGGTACCGTTGCAGCGATGAGTGGACCTGACGGGCGGCAGCGAACAGAAACTGAGCTTCAGCGCGCATTCGGTTTGTTGTCATCTGATGCGCATACCACGCGACTTCGAAGCAATTCGATGCATTTGCTCTCCGGCTCAACGCGCAAAGACTCGGAAGAATGCTACTTATGTATAACGCGGTTAAGTACACAAGTAACCACCCGGCTGCTTCTTCGTTTGTTTGAGCCGTATGGTCTAATAAAAGATATATTACTATTTCCtcagcatggcgctgcgctTATTCAATTCGAGGAGCCTTCGCACGCAGAACAGGCAGCTGAAGCGGGTGCTACATTTATTGGTGCCTATTTGATGGAATGCCTCGGTGATCAAACGGTATTGCCTCAATTTTTGGCAAACTCTGGTGCATTACCCGACAGCGCCATTGAGGGCGAGCCGATAAGCACGCGTGTCGTGGAGGTATCACCTGTACCGCCTGGCATAACTCATGCTGACTTGATGCATCTTTTCAGTATCGCCGGACCTATCGAACATATTTCTTTGAAAGCTAATGTCTCGCAAATTACGTACGACAGCGCGGAGGAGGCTCGTATGGCTTTGCAGCTCAATGGCAGCTTGCCTTTTGGTGGCACCTGGCCGCTGTGCGTGTTTTCCGTGCCGGAGGAGAAAATATGGCCCCTTCGGCAACCACGTACTATGCGTGTTGGTGGTTCTGGAACTATGGTGCCTAGCAGTGACAAAGGGGGTGTACCATTACCTTCAGATCTTACACCTGCGCCCGATTCTGAGATGCAGCAAGCCCTGCTAAAGTTACTTCACTTCCAACAGGGTGAAGATCCTGAAATGCAGACGATGGACTCACCCGTGGAGCATACGTACGCAATAAATATACCAATGCCTGCAGATGGCGGTCGTGCCAGTCGACGTATGGACCATGCAAAGTACCGTGAATTGCGCAAGACGCTTGAGGCGCATCAATTGAGCCAAGAAGAAGTCGATAACGTCgcgcgtgagcagctcTCGGTGATCGTGGATCTCGCGCGCAACTACATCGGCAATACGGTCGTTCAGCGTTTCTTCGAACAATGTTCCGAGACCGTCAAGACAGAGATGCTTGAAAGACTCGCGCCACATCTTGCTTCTCTCGGTACGCACAAAAATGGAACATGGGCGGCTCAAAAAATTATTGTCTGTGTACGAACAGAGGAGCAGCAAGACCTGATTACCACGCATATGCAGCCGTACGTGCCGTCGTTGCTTCTGGATCAGTTCGGGAATTATGTTGTGCAGTGCGTGTTGCCCTTTGGTTTTCCCAAGGCTGATTTTATTATGGACGCCATGGTGGATCGATGCTGGGAAATTGCTCAAGGTCGTTTTGGTGCTCGCAGCATGCGTACGTGTCTGGAGCACCCTGGCATGCCTCGGAAGCACATTAAGCGTGTGGCTTTGGCGATCATTCTGCACTGTGTCCCACTCTCGACTTCGCCCAATGGCACACTCTTGCTTACATGGCTTTTTGAATCGTCAGGCATGTCAGGTATCTCTCAGCTTATCGCCCCACGCTTTATACCGTACATGCCGCTGCTGTGTACACACAAGCTGGCATCAGGcatcgtgctgcgcatcatGATGCAGGCGGACGATTTGGAATCCGCTCGCCTGCTTCTTAACGCGCTGTTTGATGTGCCTCGCTTCCAAGTGCTCGAAGAAATACTTCTTGATCCTGTCCACGGTGTTCTTCTGGTAGGCCGTGCTCTACTGAGCCCCGCGCTCGATGCAGAGGCGAAAGCTAGCTTTACACAGGCTGTGTCTGAACTCTTGCAAGCAAATGACCTCTTGCAAGTGCGAGCCTATCAACGACTGGCTGATGAATTGAGCTCCCTAACTTTCCATGGCACTCAGCTGCCACTGGTTGGGCTACAGCGTTCCCCACCGGGTTTGATGTACCCGGTTGCTGCCTCCCTTCAGCCGCAAATATGA